In Fusarium fujikuroi IMI 58289 draft genome, chromosome FFUJ_chr08, one genomic interval encodes:
- a CDS encoding related to Vi polysaccharide biosynthesis protein vipA/tviB has protein sequence MEDFTGMLTPSVSSSSFPFYPVTPPLSSVPSETDLTLKISTDVTPDDIPVVVVVGVGYVGRHLVSSFSSNYQVIGFDVSEKRIQDLRHEFKDNDNVSFSRTQNDLIAATHFLISVPTLLRPDKTIDSSYLRDALKMVGQVARRGSTIVIESSVAVGMTRELVGPIAKKLGLFAGMSPERVDPGRTEPPVKSIPKIISGLDDILPGSLDAINRIYSTIFDNVVTVSKPEVAEMMKLYENCQRMVCIAYANEMADACIPHGIDPYEVCSAASTKPFGYMSYAPGVGVGGHCIPVNPYYLLANSSFPLLEACSSAMSNRPAKLAQRLINSLPITERRPRVLVVGLGFKPGQSQLDNSPGVALVRKLAVSGARIDLSWADALVKQEAVPQVPRLGERDWNKSCLETFDVIVVAMKQHNMDFPLLAKLEGVRVESWCK, from the exons ATGGAGGACTTCACTGGCATGTTGACACCTTCAgtgtcttcctcctctttccCCTTCTACCCAGTCACTCCTCCTCTCAGCTCCGTCCCCTCAGAGACAGACCTCACCCTCAAAATCTCTACCGATGTCACTCCCGATGATATCCCCGTGGTGGTAGTCGTTGGAGTCGGCTACGTGGGAAGACATCTCGTCAGCTCATTCTCTTCAAATTATCAAGTCATCGGCTTTGATGTTTCTGAGAAGCGCAttcaagatcttcgacaTGAGTTCAAGGACAACGACAACGTTAGCTTTTCACGAACTCAGAATGATCTTATCGCTGCTACCCACTTTCTCATTTCGGTGCCTACGCTGTTGCGGCCTGATAAGACTATTGATTCTTCGTATCTTCGTGATGCTCTCAAGATGGTCGGCCAAGTTGCCCGTCGGGGTTCGACTATTGTTATTGAGAgctctgttgctgttggtatGACCCGTGAGTTGGTCGGGcccatcgccaagaagcttggtctTTTTGCTGGCATGTCTCCAGAG CGCGTTGACCCAGGTCGCACCGAACCCCCTGTCAAGTCGATCCCCAAGATCATCTCAGGTCTCGACGACATCCTCCCCGGCTCCCTCGATGCCATCAACCGCATATACTCCACCATTTTTGACAACGTCGTCACCGTATCCAAGCCTGAAGTTGccgagatgatgaagctgtaCGAGAACTGCCAACGTATGGTCTGTATCGCCTACGCCAACGAAATGGCTGATGCCTGTATCCCGCACGGTATCGACCCCTACGAGGTCTGTTCCGCGGCGTCTACCAAACCGTTTGGCTACATGTCTTATGCCCCTGGTGTCGGTGTCGGCGGACACTGTATTCCCGTCAACCCCTACTATCTTCTTGCCAACAGTTCATTTCCTCTGCTTGAAGCCTGTTCATCCGCCATGAGCAACAGACCCGCCAAGCTTGCCCAGCGTCTCATCAACTCACTCCCCATCACCGAGCGTCGCCCACGTGTGCTTGTCGTTGGTCTTGGTTTCAAGCCTGGTCAATCTCAGCTTGACAACTCACCTGGTGTCGCGCTTGTTCGAAAGTTGGCTGTTTCGGGTGCTCGGATTGACCTCAGTTGGGCTGATGCGTTGGTCAAACAAGAGGCTGTGCCTCAGGTTCCTCGTCTTGGTGAGCGTGATTGGAACAAGAGCTGTTTGGAGACATTTGATGTCATTGTGGTGGCTATGAAGCAGCACAACATGGACTTTCCGCTGCTCGCAAAGTTGGAGGGTGTTCGCGTGGAGAGCTGGTGCAAGTGA
- a CDS encoding related to chitin synthase class IV, with translation MTSLTTTPPRSILIGKQKDQVHANVRIVHGKALSNDSDVSYTEYPVVPIPAHLADETSSNDSYRASQPSSLRSWVFESVGTPDTQRTSVTSRPGSKGTDLIAPIPRLPISISNNTSVGSRSDAGHSSTPSVDDEITPVPQPSAERDNTPEFKSDGAEQAKPKVETASEDDVGNAVLLKRGKRKVTIQKYVLTAGLIAVNFMFIFASWYWPRYYYIYLPFISFPLVLNCIMIASIAAFTLIHWVSPEEQIKPESPENMVYVIPCYNETLEECTRSLDSLVNQTGLENHKKGIMVICDGRVRGPGMTKTTGDYLNEDIFLHQTQRKKIRGAYTAWDGQQMDIEISKGFYKGLPFYCIVKDQNQGKRDSLIVIRSFLYKFNTRAQNPESIFSREFLDSMTSWLENEAKMDNVDHLIGMDADTVFEDNCVTELLKESYYPNTVGVCGYVAVDFKDGNWNLWSIYQSAEYTIAQGLRRLHQSIATKKVSCLPGCCQLLKICDETCGDLVLIDLFGYFPKHMDGMLKRIRATASEDRNHICQLLVTFPHAQTRQALFARAYTDVPHSWNVFLSQRRRWTLGATSNDLLLFCAWNTQWWERIVAFSNVLTWSLNVFVIASIGCMIVAFMSQPWWLIMCFAGVMIIPLLYYVIMATWLPRNLVERAQFLLGLAVFVFLGPFLNIAVMLYAVVNMDNFGWGKTRKVVTDDSEEEKSSQKDGVVSDSSSTEPKEKTATAV, from the exons ATGACCTCTCTCACCACTACCCCCCCTCGTTCCATCCTCATTGGCAAGCAAAAG GACCAAGTCCATGCCAATGTTCGAATCGTCCATGGGAAAGCTCTCTCCAATGATTCAGATGTCTCATACACTGAATATCCCGTCGTGCCTATTCCCGCGCACCTCGCCGACGAAACTTCATCAAATGATAGTTACCGCGCTTCGCAGCCTTCGTCTTTGAGATCATGGGTCTTTGAGTCAGTCGGTACACCAGATACTCAGAGAACTTCGGTGACTAGCCGCCCTGGCTCAAAGGGCACCGATCTAATTGCTCCTATTCCTCGCCTTCCTATCTCGATTAGCAACAACACATCTGTTGGCTCTCGCTCTGATGCTGGCCACTCGTCTACTCCttctgttgatgatgagatcacGCCTGTTCCTCAACCCTCGGCCGAGCGCGATAATACACCGGAGTTCAAGAGTGATGGTGCTGAACAGGCTAAGCCCAAGGTCGAGACTGCttctgaggatgatgtcGGTAATGCTGTCTTGCTGAAGCGTGGCAAGAGAAAGGTCACTATTCAAAAGTACGTTCTCACAGCTGGTCTGATTGCAGTCAA CTTCATGTTCATATTTGCCAGTTGGTACTGGCCCAGATACTACTACATCTACCTacccttcatctccttccCCCTCGTCCTCAACTGCATCATGATCGCTTCCATCGCTGCCTTCACCCTCATCCACTGGGTCAGTCCCGAGGAGCAAATCAAGCCCGAATCCCCCGAGAACATGGTCTACGTAATCCCCTGCTACAACGAGACTCTCGAAGAGTGCACTCGGTCCCTCGACTCTCTTGTCAACCAGACCGGGCTTGAGAATCACAAGAAGGGCATCATGGTCATCTGTGATGGCCGTGTTCGTGGTCCTGGTATGACAAAGACCACTGGCGACTACCTCAATGAGGATATCTTCCTTCACCAGAcacagaggaagaagatccGAGGCGCATATACTGCTTGGGACGGTCAGCAGATGGACATTGAGATCTCGAAGGGCTTCTACAAGGGCCTGCCCTTTTACTGTATCGTCAAGGACCAGAACCAAGGCAAGCGTGACAGTCTCATCGTCATTCGATCGTTCCTCTACAAGTTCAACACCCGTGCCCAGAACCCTGAGTCCATCTTCTCGCGTGAGTTCCTCGATTCCATGACTAGCTGGCTTGAGAACGAGGCCAAGATGGATAATGTCGATCATCTCATTGGGATGGATGCCGATACTGTCTTTGAGGACAATTGTGTCactgagcttctcaaggagtCATACTATCCCAACACTGTCGGTGTCTGCGGTTATGTCGCTGTGGACTTCAAAGATGGCAACTGGAACCTCTGGTCCATCTACCAATCTGCCGAGTACACCATCGCCCAGggtcttcgtcgtcttcatcagtCCATCGCCACCAAGAAGGTCTCCTGTCTCCCTGGCTGCTGccaacttctcaagatcTGCGATGAAACCTGTGGTGATCTCGTTCTCATTGACCTCTTCGGTTACTTCCCCAAACACATGGACGGTATGCTCAAGCGTATCCGCGCTACAGCCTCAGAGGATCGTAACCATATTTGCCAATTGCTCGTCACGTTCCCTCACGCCCAGACTCGCCAGGCCCTTTTTGCTCGCGCTTACACTGACGTCCCTCACTCTTGGAACGTCTTCCTCTCTCAGCGTCGTCGCTGGACTCTTGGTGCTACTAGCAACGACCTTCTGCTCTTCTGTGCTTGGAACACTCAATGGTGGGAGCGCATCGTTGCCTTCTCCAACGTTCTCACCTGGTCTCTCAACGTGTTCGTCATTGCATCGATTGGCTGTATGATTGTCGCTTTCATGAGTCAACCTTGGTGGCTAATCATGTGTTTCGCTGGTGTAATGATTATCCCTCTTCTATACTATGTAATTATGGCTACTTGGCTTCCTCGAAACCTTGTTGAGCGTGCCCAGTTCCTGCTGGGCTTGgctgtctttgtcttcctcGGTCCTTTCCTCAACATCGCTGTTATGCTCTATGCTGTTGTCAACATGGACAACTTTGGCTGGGGTAAGACAAGGAAGGTCGTCACTGATGActctgaagaggagaagtcATCACAGAAGGATGGTGTTGTGTCTGATAGCAGCTCGACTGAGCCTAAGGAGAAGACTGCTACAGCAGTGTAA
- a CDS encoding related to methyltransferase, with protein MSDKASSPKKSPKSPSSGASEDEQDEDADSSLGVDTESSTASMTSSILNYRTIKGRTYHSERGNAEYWASNDAQQNEAMDIIHHFLVLTLDGKLHLAPLKDDIKSVLDVGTGTGIWAIDFADEHPQAEVIGTDISPIQPSWVPPNVKFEIEDCTQPWTFSPDSFDFIYMRYLYGSISDWSALFQEAFRSCKPGGWVESFEASAMLESDDDTVKEGSAMSEWGKFFIEGGKRLGRTFTILDDDLQKKGMEDAGFTDIQIRNFKASNCPGLSSSLPIGSWPKDPKMQEIGTFAFAAMDQDLEGFVLYMASVVLGWSQDEVTVYCSQLRRELRSGKYHPYCRLRLVYGRKPE; from the exons ATGAGCGACAAAGCCTCGTCCCCGAAGAAGTCACCAAAGTCTCCTTCATCAGGAGCAAGTGAG GATGAgcaggatgaagatgccgaCTCTTCACTGGGTGTCGATACAGAGTCGTCGACAGCTTCGATGACATCGAGTATTCTGAACTATAGAACTATCAAGGGACGAACTTATCATTCCGAGAGAGGAAATGCAGAATATTG GGCCTCAAATGATGCTCAACAGAATGAGGCGATGGACATTAT CCACCATTTTTTGGTTCTCACACTAGATGGCAAACTTCACTTGGCACCGTTGAAGGACGATATCAAA TCTGTCCTGGATGTAGGCACTGGAACAG GAATCTGGGCAAT TGATTTTGCCGATGAGCATCCCCAAGCCGAAGTGATCGGCACTGACATATCTCCCATCCAACCAAGCTGGGTTCCTCCCAACGTCAAGTT TGAGATCGAAGACTGCACTCAACCATGGACCTTCTCCCCCGACTCATTCGACTTTATCTACATGAGATACCTCTACGGCTCTATCAGTGACTGGTCAGCTTTGTTCCAAGAGGCCTTTAGATCGTGTAAGCCGGGGGGTTGGGTTGAGAGCTTTGAAGCGTCAGCTATGCtcgagagtgatgatgatactgTTAAGGAGGGTAGTGCGATGAGTGAATGGGGCAAGTTCTTTATTGAAGGTGGAAAGAGACTTGGTAGAACTTTTACCATTCTGGATGATGACTTGCAGAAGAAGGGCATGGAAGACGCAGGGTTCACTGATATTCAGATTCGGAACTTCAAGGCAAGTAATTGCCCAGGACTATCCAGTTCA CTTCCCATCGGTAGCTGGCCCAAAGATCCCAAGATGCAAGAAATTGGAACCTTTGCGTTTGCTGCCATGGATCAAGATCTGGAGGGCTTCGTCTTGTATATGGCGAGTGTCGTGTTGGGATGGTCGCAGGATGAAGTCACGGTTTATTGCTCGCAGCTTCGAAGGGAGTTGAGATCGGGCAAGTATCATCCATACTGTCGGCTGAGGCTTGTCTACGGGAGGAAGCCGGAGTAA
- a CDS encoding related to cell wall mannoprotein codes for MKFSAAILTLSAGLATATPVFRAPAPGRHVSRSIKKRQVPQEHSHDFVLTITGEMLRLNNPKEIQDPVFGLLGDAAAKEGAGSVTNLACLKQETADQAFTNAKAIGDLRGMAGALLFQAIERNTAGVGVASKLCDEAAVNPEIGALTQHQDAASTGAGAINKAVTLELAKQLAGIGADPNLALLSGTFAPGDTSDTTGKGNSCDEEEPDLGCIFSQGLLVLDATEDEISSAVADVKPTFTGTGGIFATDLVDLAKFSVASVTEVADLATIVNGAASGAASATGAASATDAVKATATAEAPAATKTGKAAEKTAGAGAGAGAGKGCKAKSKTAASATLTPLPSRTSGASVKATGAASDAQGVNVQTFTGTLGGAPPPVISSNAEKPFSVNGNTFNGESVALGRSCDIQHNACADAANSGQLSGGVGQCETQLAACRAAIQ; via the exons ATGAAGTTCTCTGCCGCCATTCTCACTCTTTCGGCCGGTTTGGCCACTGCGACGCCTGTCTTTCGCGCCCCTGCTCCTGGTCGACATGTCTCTCGATCCATCAAGAAGCGACAGGTTCCCCAGGAGCACTCCCACGACTTTGTCTTGACCATCACTGGTGAGATGCTTAGACTCAACAACCCCAAGGAGATTCAGGACCCCGTCTTTGGTCTCTTGGGTGATGCCGCTGCAAAGGAGGGTGCAGGTAGCGTCACCAACCTTGCCTGTCTGAAGCAGGAGACTGCTGATCAAGCTTTCACCAACGCCAAGGCGATTGGCGATCTTCGCGGTATGGCTGGTGCACTGCTCTTCCAGGCCATTGAGCGCAACACTgccggtgttggtgttgccaGCAAGCTGTGCGATGAAGCAGCTGTCAACCCCGAGATCGGTGCTCTTACACAGCATCAAGATGCCGCCTCTACTGGTGCCGGTGCTATCAACAAGGCTGTTACTCTAGAGCTGGCGAAGCAGCTGGCTGGTATTGGTGCTGACCCCAACTTGGCTCTGCTGAGTGGAACTTTCGCACCGGGAGAT ACTAGCGATACCACCGGAAAGGGCAACTCctgtgatgaggaagagcccGACCTGGGCTGCATCTTCTCCCagggtcttcttgttctggatGCGACAGAGGATGAGATCTCCTCTGCCGTTGCCGATGTTAAGCCAACATTCACCGGAACAGGCGGCATCTTTGCCACGGACCTGGTTGATCTGGCCAAGTTCTCTGTCGCCTCTGTTACCGAGGTCGCTGATCTTGCTACAATCGTCAACGGAGCGGCTTCTGGCGCTGCGTCCGCTACTGGTGCCGCATCTGCTACCGATGCTGTCAAAGCCACTGCTACCGCTGAAGCACCGGCTGCTACCAAAACTGGCAAAGCTGCTGAAAAGAcggctggtgctggtgctggtgctggtgctggaaagGGATGCAAAGCCAAGTCAAAGACCGCCGCCAGCGCAACTTTGACCCCCCTCCCCAGCCGCACATCAGGCGCTAGTGTCAAGGCTACCGGTGCCGCTAGCGATGCTCAGGGTGTGAACGTCCAGACCTTCACTGGTACACTTGGTGGCGCACCTCCCCCCGTCATCTCCTCCAACGCCGAGAAGCCTTTCTCCGTCAACGGTAACACATTCAATGGAGAGAGTGTTGCTCTCGGTCGATCTTGCGATATTCAGCACAATGCTTGTGCGGATGCTGCCAACTCTGGTCAGCTTTCGGGAGGCGTCGGGCAATGCGAGACCCAGTTGGCTGCCTGTCGCGCTGCCATTCAGTAA
- a CDS encoding related to integral membrane protein PTH11 codes for MHLLVLLVTWACLVCQVFCDNVSDFLTKIPDCAGSCLVELVSTSTCGIDVQCLCADPKLKTQVLSCVQKKCLPRDALVACDFPVRDRHAQFDILAITLIAITAIVVGLRLWHKLRYERKFRLDDYIIVAVFVSRIRSTSKECSANSDSYLIWETPLFVFMAYLYIGQTLYASDVFLTKICVALFYLRIFPVVSVQRLIWGTIVFSVLGMIIFDILAIAQCQPISFYWTGWDKLHEGHCLGVQPLAWAIAAVGIILDVWMLAIPIWQLVQLQMKWQRKLAVAIMFTVGTFVTIVSILRLRYLVAFGNSQNPTWDSFETCYWSVIEINVGLWCVCLPDLRMLILKAFPRLGSSIESGPRNPHQGSSAPRQQGRTPNSSRHTESTIYKGKPIQAQQEASSSTAELVEMTTFMNDSRSVV; via the exons ATGCATCTGCTGGTATTGCTGGTGACGTGGGCGTGTCTCGTATGCCAAGTGTTCTGTGACAATGTCTCGGACTTTTTGACAAAAATACCAGACTGCGCT GGGAGCTGTCTTGTCGAGCTTGTATCAACGTCGACTTGTGGCATTGACGTACAATGTCTTTGCGCCGACCCGAAACTCAAGACGCAGGTTTTGAGCTGTGTTCAAAAGAAATGCCTCCCGAGAGACGCATTAG TTGCCTGTGATTTTCCAGTGCGAGACAGACACGCGCAATTCGATATTTTAGCCATAACATTGATTGCAATCACGGCGATTGTAGTTGGTCTTCGGCTTTGGCACAAGCTCCGATACGAGAGGAAGTTCAGACTGGACGATTACATCATCGTGGCGGTCTTTGTGAGTCGTATACGCTCCACATCAAAAGAGTGCTCTGCTAATTCTGATAGCTACTTGATCTGGGAAACACCATTGTTTGTGTTCATGGCC TACCTCTACATTGGACAAACCCTCTACGCTTCCGACGTCTTCCTGACCAAGATTTGCGTCGCCCTCTTCTATCTCCGAATCTTCCCCGTCGTATCCGTCCAACGTCTTATATGGGGTACCATCGTTTTTTCGGTCCTAGGCATGATCATCTTTGACATCCTTGCTATTGCACAATGTCAGCCGATCAGCTTCTACTGGACAGGATGGGATAAGTTACACGAGGGACATTGTCTTGGAGTTCAGCCATTAGCTTGGGCCATCGCCGCCGTCGGTATCATCCTGGACGTTTGGATGTTGGCCATTCCCATCTGGCAGCTGGTGCAATTGCAGATGAAGTGGCAAAGGAAGCTCGCTGTAGCTATCATGTTTACGGTCGGAACTTT TGTCACCATCGTCAGTATTCTTCGACTGCGGTACTTGGTTGCTTTCGGAAACTCTCAGAATCCAACCT GGGACAGTTTCGAGACCTGTTACTGGTCCGTTATTGAGATCAACGTTGGTCTCTGGTGTGTCTGCCTTCCAGACCTCCGAATGCTTATCCTCAAGGCATTCCCGAGACTTGGAAGTTCTATTGAATCAGGTCCTAGAAATCCCCACCAAGGATCATCGGCACCCAGGCAGCAGGGTAGAACTCCAAATTCCTCCCGTCATACGGAGAGTACAATTTACAAGGGGAAGCCAATTCAGGCGCAACAAGAAGCTTCGTCGAGCACGGCTGAGCTGGTCGAGATGACAACCTTCATGAATGATAGTAGGAGTGTAGTTTAG